GCAATTAGATCAGTCCAAGTACTACCTCGTGCCCAAGCTTCTACTAAACCCATTAACTCTGGACTCCATAAAATTGGGACTTCTATACCAAACCGTTCTTGAACTCTAAACAATTCTCCTCGGATATTTGATAAATCATTAAATGCTTCTTCAGCAACTGTACTGGGAATAAATCCAGACCATAGATCAGGACGATTAACTTCCGTAGTAATTGACTGAATAACTCCAGCTAATTCTACTGGAGTTAGTTCATCAAGATTCCCACTGATCAAGACCAAACCTATCCATAACTCATTTTCACCTCTTAAAGATCCAATACCTCTGCCAATTTCGGTTGGTGTTAAATCATCCAAGCATCCGAAGTAGTTTAGTACTTTAATTAATGATAAGAAAGTGTCCCAGTGACGATTAGACCTGTCATAAAGCATCTGCTCACGTTGATGTATTTCAAGACCTAGTTCGTCCATTCTTCGTCTATGCTTCTTTAATTTTTTCTTATCACCCCATCGATGAGCTGGCTGAACCAATAGTTCATCATCTAGAGATTTAACTAATTTAGCTTGAGATAAAACTTCACTAGCAAGATCATATTGAGCCGTTCTCATATCATTTTCCTGAGCCAAATTTGAAATTATTGAAGCTGTTTCATTACTTAACAAATCACCATGATGTATTTCACCTAATCTACTCATTTGAGGAGTTGTAAGATGTGATACGTCTAAGCAAGTTAATTCAGCATAAAGACTAACAACTTCCTTACAAGCAATCAATATCCAAATATTTTCATCTGTTAAGCATAACAATTGAGATTGTCTGTCGCCTTTTTGTATTTTTTGAACAATGACTGCAGGTGTAACTTTTCCTCGCAAATGTGATGTCTTCAGACTTATGAGAGTTCCATTATTTGCAAATTCCAAGGCTGAGATCAATTCATTAGATAAGGTTTCTGCTGATTGTTTTTTGAGAATTTTTAAGAGTCTTCTCTCTTCCTTTAGATGACTTTTTATTTTCTCATATCTTTCAAAATCTGACCATGGGATGTCTTCTGAAAAAGTTTTATACTCTTTAAACTCCTCTTTTAATCTGGATAATTCTTCTTCTTCTTCAACCAAATCCAAGCTCGCCAAGTATCTACTAAAGCTTCTTTCTATCAATTCTTTTGATTTGTCTAAGTCATAACGCTGTAATAGATTCAGTACCATGCCATAACTTGGTGTGAATTGACTAACCAGTGGATCGGCTGAGCTGGTGGCTAATTGACCAGCTTCTCGAACTCCTTCGAATCGAGTTTGTACAGTGACCACATAGCCTCTAGAATCAAGACCTCTTCTTCCAGCCCTACCAGCCATTTGTAAGAATTCACTCCCCATTAATTGACGATGTCCATTATCTGATCTCTTCGACAAAGTAGATATAATTGTGCTTCTCGCCGGCATATTGATTCCTGCAGCTAAGGTTTCAGTTGCAAAAACAACCTTTATCAATCCTTTTTGAAATAATTCCTCAATTAACTCCTTCCATGCAGGAAGAACTCCTGCATGATGAGATGCGATTCCATTAAATAAAGCTTTTATATGTAAATCATCTCTCAAACCTTCTGAATTTAGAATTGTATATTTTTTAAATCGATCTTGAATTGATTGTCTTTCTTCTTGGTTCACTAAACACGTGCTAGCTATTGTTTTCACAGCCTTGTCACAACCACGACGACTAAATATGAAATAAATAGCGGGTAACATATTTCTTTCTGCCAACTTCGATATCACCAAGCCAAGTGAGGGAGAGTCAGGTTGAGTAGGCTTGGATAAGCGTCCTCTCTTCTTATGTGATTTTGTTGAGCGCCAAATCTTACAGTTTGGATGTAATCCAGTTCCTTTTTCATTAAGTAATGGATGAAGTCCTTTAGCACTACAAAAATTGAATTCCAGGGGGACTGGTCTTAAATCACTAGATATCAAGTCTGTGGGTCCGTGAACTTGCTCAATCCAATCAGTTAATTGACCTGCATTAGCAACGGTTGCCGATAGAGCAACGAACTGAACGGATTTAGGACAATGAATAATTGATTCCTCCCACACTGTCCCTCTATGAGCATCATTCATATAATGACATTCATCCAGAACAACAGTTTCTATATCAAGTAGAGGATCATCATTTTTATCTGCTGCTGCATAAAGCATATTTCTAAAAATCTCAGTAGTCATGACAAGAATCGAAGCCTCTCTATTCAGGCTTAAATCACCTGTTAAAAGACCCACATTGCTTGAACCAAATTGATTCCTAAAGTCTCTTAGCTTTTGGTTAGATAAAGCTTTTAATGGGGTTGTATAAAACACCTTATTTCCATGAGAAATCGCTCTATAAATTGCATACTCTCCTATTAAGGTTTTTCCTGATCCTGTAGGAGCACTAACAACTACAGAATGCCCTTGATTGAGTGAGTCAATTGCTTTAAGTTGAAATTCATCCAATGAAAAAGGAAAGATTTTCTTTGGATTTAAATTGTTTTGGAGGATTTCGTTCTCAAACGTATCTCTTTCTGATGAAGTCATTGCTAAATCCTAGGGGAATTTTCTATGACCACATGGTTTTTGATGTGGATACATAATAAAATCAAGAAACCAAAGAAAAAATCTCAAGCCAACACCCAAATTTTTTAATAGAGAAAACAAAATAACAATATGCCTGCAATCCCTAACTCTAGAATTCGTAAACTGAGGACTTGGGTTCCAGGGAAAAGATCATCAGAATTGATTGGTGTAGATGAAAATCAAAATCAAATCACGTTAATTGACTTAGCGAGTAATGACTATCTAGACCTTGCAAGACATCCATTATTAATTGAGGCAGCTAGACAAACCTTAGAAACAGATGGGGTTGGTTCTGGAGGATCAAGATTTATTACTGGTAGTAGAAATATTCATCAAAGACTTGAAACAAAGCTTGCCCAATGGCTTGATCGTGAGATTGTCCTAATTTACCCGAGTGGTTTCCAAGCTAATCTGGCTGCTGTTTTAGCACTTACTGATCGTCACACTCCTGTTATTTGTGATCGTCTGATACATCATTCTCTGCTCGTTGGAGTCAAAGCGAGTGGAGCAAAGCTCATTAGATTTAAGCACAACAATTTATCTGAACTAGAAAGACTTTTAAAAAAGTCCAGACAAAGCAATCCTCAAAAACAACCTTTAGTAATTACTGAAAGCCTTTTTAGTATGGAGGGTACAACAGCACCCATAAAGGAAATTTCAAAGCTATGCATTAATTATGATTCAAAGTTATTGATCGACGAAGCTCATGCTTTTGGCGTTATGGGTTCAAAAGGAAGAGGAGAATCTTTTGGACTCAAAGAACCAATATCAATTATCAGTGGGACATTCGGTAAAGCATTTGGAAGTGGGGGAGCATTTCTAGCAACAGACAAGATAACAGGAGCAAATTTAATACAAAACTGTGGGGCATTTCGCTATACAACTGCTTTAGCTCCTCCTCTTTGTGCAAGTGCTTTAGCCGCGTTAAATCTAATTGAAAGCAACCCTAGCTGGGGTAGCGAACTGAAAGAGAAATCAAAAGCTTTAAGAGACAGATTGTCTCAAATCGGGTGGCAACGTCCTATGGGGGGAGGTCCAATAATCTCCATCGTTCTAGGTACAGACGAATTAGCCATGGATTATCAAAAAAAACTTGAAGAACAAGGTCTTCTAACTGTTGCGATCCGTCCACCAACTGTTCCTGAAGGTAAATCGAGACTCAGGTTAGTAATCAGGAGAAATACTCCCGTTCAGGCTATTGAAAAACTTATCGCAGTTCTTAATAACAAATGAAAGAAATAATTGCTATGCATGGCTGGGCTGGTGATAGTCATCAATGGGCAAATTGGGAAAAGATATTTAAAAGTTGTGATTGGGAATGGCAAGCTTCTGAACGCGGATATAAAGAGATAAGTCCTCATACACCCAAATGGAATCACAACTCAAATCAAGTCAAAGATAAAAGAGTTGCCATATGTCACTCTCATGGTTCACATATGATAGATAAAGAAGTTTTGCATTCAGCTACTCATGTTATATTAATCAATAGTTTTAGTCGTTTTATTCCAAGTGACAAAGAGAATCGCCCTATAAAACTGGCCCTCAATAGGATGATGAATGCAATTAATACGTCTAACGAAGAAGCTATGTTAAGAAAATTTCATATAAAAGCTTATAAACCGAATTACATAGCTATTAAATTATCCGAATCATATCTACTTCCTATATCAGATTCAGGAAGGTTGAGACTAAAAAATGATTTAAAACTTCTTATGAATTCTGATTCTCTACCAATTGGCTTAAACAATTCTTCCAAAGTACTTATTGTTAACAGTGAACAAGACTATATTTTAGCTAATCAAACGAAAGAAAAACTAGCTGAAGATTTAATAAAACACTTAGAGGTCATACCCAAAATAATCAACCTTCAAGACGAGGGGCATTACATCACAAAAATTAAAAATATCAAAAAAGTCAAACACTGGCTAGAATTTGATCATGCAAAAAACATGGTCTAGTCAAGTTAATAAAAACTTTAACGAAGCTGCATTAAGTTATAACGAATCAGCATCAATTCAAAAAAGTACTGCTTTAAAGCTTGCAAAAATATGTTCTCATCATTCAATTAAACATGGACTATGGGTTGACCTTGGTTCTGGTACTGGACTACTCGCTAAATCATTAGAAGATTTACATCCAAACCAATATGTAGTGAGATTGGATAATTCTAAAAAGATGATTGATCAACATTCAGAAAAAAGTATCAAACAACTTTGGGATTTAAATAATGGATTACCTAAGTGGTCTGAAAAACCAAATTTATTAGCTTCAAGTTTTGTTTTACATTGGCTTAATAATCCACAAAAGAAACTTAAGGAATGGTTGAATTCTCTGAGTTTAGATGGATGGATTGCTTTAGCAATCCCAATCAAGGGAAGTTTTCCAGAATGGCATGAAGCAGCAGAAAAGGCAAATTTAACATGTACGGCTCTTGATTTACCATCATACGACTCACTAATTAGAGTCGTTCCGAAACAAAGTATTTTATATAATAAAATTGAAGTTATTAAACAAACAGAGAAGAAGGCAACTTCTTTATTAAAACCGATGATCAATGTCGGAGCACAAAGTAGTCAGAAGGAACAATTAAGTGTTTCAGATTGGCGACATCTATTATCTTTTTGGCCAATTTCCAATAAGGATAAACAAGTAAGCCTTAGTTGGTCAATCCAGTTTTTATTAATAAAGCGATGAAACCTTTCTCCAAAAAAATTATTATTTGTGGTACAGATACAGATGTCGGCAAAACGATAGTTAGTAGTTTTTTCGTCCAAGGGCTTAGAGGTATCTACTGGAAACCCATTCAAAGTGGAACAGAGGAAGGTACAGATACCAAAACTGTTTGCAATCTCTTAAATCTTGGACCTAACCGCTATCTTTCTGAAAGATATAAATTCAAGGCTCCTGTCTCTCCACATTGGGCTGCAGAACAAGAGTCTGGTTTTATTGAACCAAGCAACTTAAGATTACCTGACTTAGATGAATTACTAATCGTCGAGACTGCAGGTGGTTTAATGGTTCCTTTAAATCGGGATTGGCTACAAATAGACCAATTAAAGGTTTGGGGAGCTCCAATAATTCTTGTAGCCAGGACCGGTCTTGGTACTCTCAACCACACCTTATTAAGTCTAGAAGCCTTGAAACACAGAAATTTAGACGTGTTAGGAATAGTATTAAATGGCCCTCCACACAAAGACAATCCGAAGACCCTAGAGCAATTTGGAGATACTAAAATTCTTGCAAGTCTTCCTATTTTTGACGAAGTCAACGCAAAAGTACTTTCACAAGAATGGAACAAACAACAATTAGATCAAAAGCTTAAAAAATACATTCGAAATTAAAATTTTATTTTTTTCTTAATCAAAAGATTATTTTGACTTCATTCAAGTTAAATGAAGCAAGTTGGAAAACTAAATTTGATGAATGAGAAAAAAAATTCCAATCAAAGTATTCAAAATCCTCATATATGGCCCCCATTCACACAACTTACATCCTCTAAGCCTCAATTATTGGTTGAAAAAGCCAAAGGTGCCCTTTTACTGCCTAAAGACAGAGCTCCAATAATCGATGGCATAAGTAGCTGGTGGGTCACTCTTCATGGTCATGCAAATGAATATATTGCTAAGGCTATCGCAACTCAAGCAGAGCAATTAGAACAAATTATCTTTGCAGATTTCACTCACCCTCAAGCCGAGCTATTAGCAAATCGACTTAGTAAATCAACAGGTCTAGAAAAGTTATTCTTTTCCGATAATGGCTCTACAGCAGTAGAAGTGGCTTTAAAAATGGCTCGTCAATGGTGGAAGAATAAAGGTGACAATAGATCTCAAATCATTGCATTCGAAGGTGCCTACCATGGAGATACATTTGGAGCAATGGCAGTAGGCGAACGAAATATATTTAGCGAGCCTTTTGATCAAATGCTATTTCCTGTTAGCAGAGTCCCTTGGCCTGAGACATGGTGGGGCGATGAAGATTTTGAAAGACGAGAAAAGGAAGTTTTAAAAACTCTTGACCACCTCCTAAAAAAACCAACTATTGCGGTAATTCTTGAGCCATTAGTTCAAGGGGCTGGAGGAATGCGAATGGTTCGTTCAGAATTTTTAGTAGAAGTCGAAAAAAGAATTCGCCAGGCTGATTCTTTACTGATTACAGATGAAGTCTTAACTGGCTTTGGAAGGTGTGGAGAACTATTCGCTTTTCAAAGAGCAGGATTAAAGCCAGACCTTATATCACTCTCAAAAGGGTTAACCGGTGGGTTCCTTCCGATGGGAGTTACAATGTCCAGCAAAAGGATTTCTGAAGGTTTCCTTGGGGAAGATCCCAAGCAAACTTTCTGGCACGGTCATAGTTTCACAGCTAACCCCTTAGGCTGCGCAGCGGCCAATGCTAGCTTAGATCTGTTAGAAAACTCCCCTCAAAAATATTTAGATTTTGAGTCACGTCATCTACCTCATCTACAAAAAATAGTTAAAGATCCAAGAATTGAATGTCCAAGAATTACAGGAACAATTGCTGCTTTTAATATTAAAGTGAAAGGTAAAAAAGGGTATTTAAGTTCCGTTGGGAAAATTATGAAAGCAAGTGCATTGAGGGTTGGTGTTTTCATTAGGCCATTAGGAGATGTAGTTTATCTAATGCCACCACTGTGTATCACAGATGAAGAACTAGAAAAATGCTATTTTGGAATCCAAGAGGGGTTAAATTCTCTATCCTAGAGTTTTTCTTACCAAGATTCTAAGCACTTAGCTATATAGTTATTTCTGAAATTAAACTTATATCAACCAACTTGGAGTAAAATTCATATTTCCGCCTCTTAAAAAAGCAATAAACATTCCTAAAGCCAAGCTCAAGAAAATAGAAGTGATTAAAAGAAGAAGTGAAAACAGTTCTCCTCCTGATAATGGACGCCTCACTCCTATCGACTTAGAAAATTGTATAGGTTGTATATTCTTTAAGTAAGGTTCTTTTTTCTGACTTATAAGATTATTCTCTTTTTCTATACATAAGTCATAGTTTGCCCTTAAGACAGGATCACTTAATAAATCATAAGCTTCACAAACATTTTGAAATTGCCTTGTCGCTTCATCACTTGGCAAAGATGTCGTATCCGGATGAAGTTGCTTACTTAATTGACGGAAAGCTTTTCTAAGCTCTGCGTTATTAGCAGAGGTAGAAACACCAAGCAGTTCGTAACAATTAGAGGAAGGCGTCAACTAAAGAAAATATGATCTAATAATGTATATATTTTATCTAAATATCTCAGGACTGACTATTTCAAAAAACAATTCAAAATGTCTACTGATAAAAACAACAAAAAAGCAAATCATCTCATGATATGGAATGAGCTTAAATGGGCGCCAAGTGAAAACCAATTAGCTCAATTTATCCATTTACAAGAGTTACTTAAAGAATGGAATAAGAAGACCAACCTTACTCGTTTAGTTGATGGAGATGATTTCTGGACTGCACAAGTATGTGACAGCTTGTTGCCACTGCATGAAGAACTTCAATACCCTAAACTTTCTCATAATTACATAGATATTGGTTCTGGCTGTGGATTTCCCGGTATAGCCATAGCTATAGCAATGCCAAATTCAAATATTACTCTTTTAGATTCTTCAAGTAAAAAAACAACTTTTCTGAAAGAAGTTTCTAAAGAAATTGGATTAAATTCTCGTATAACAGTCATAACTGAACGAGCTGAGATAGCAGGAAGGGATCCAATTCTTCGAAATAATTTTGACTATGCCATTGCAAGAGCAGTTGCTTCTGCAAATGTAGTAGCAGAATATCTCGTGCCTTTTTTAAATTCGACAGGTCAAGCGCTCATATTTAAAGGGAGCTGGAGTGAAGCAGAGCAACAAATACTAAAAAAAGCTTTAACTGAACTAAATGCAGAGATCCAACGAACACATAAGTTCTTACTCCCTAATAATCGCGGCATTAGGAATGTTATTAGGGTTAATTCTATTAATAAATGTCCCAATCAATATCCAAGATCAATTGGTAAACCAAAAAAAAAGCCTTTAGGTTACTAAATACCCCATAACCTATCTCTTCTTTCTCCCCCCAATCTGTCTTTCAATTTTCTTAGTATAAAAGGTATTTCAGAGCTCCACGGGCTATTAATCAAAACTTTTTTCAAGTCATCCTCGCTCACTTCACAATCCAAACAATCTGCGTTTGAGCCTGGGAACCAATGTCCTCCTCTGCCTAAAAGAGCATAACGATCTTTAGCAAAGCTTTCCATATCCCAAGCCTCTAATAAATTATTTAGCCATAGCAAAACAGGTATATTAATCTCTCCTGGAGTTTGGTCCCAACTAGGTAAACCTATCTTCCAAGTGTTCAACCATGATTCTCCAAGCGACTTATATGAGGCATCAACTAGTCTCTTATCTATAGTATTAATTAAACCATGCATTATATCCATTTTAGAGATTGCACTTAAATGAATATCTAGATCTTCAGGCTTTGACGCTCCAACACTCAATGTATGAATTCTTTTATCCCTCAAACAAAACAGATCATTAAATTCTATTGGATGCAAAGGACTACATAAATCAAAAAGCTTCAATGACGGAGTATGCAAATGACCTCCCTTATCAGTAGGACTTATAATGAAAACCCCCATATCATTGGAATTCGCTGCTTGTAAAGCTCTTTCGTTATCCTGACGTATAAAATACCAATGCAAATTAACATAATCAAAAAGTCCTGTTTCAATTGTTTTAATGATTAGGTCAACATTTGCATGAGTTGAGAAGCCAACATGACCAACAAGACCATCTTTTTGCCATTGACGAACAATCTGTAGACATCCATTAGGACGAATAGTCATATCTAAGTGATCAGGGATATTTATACCATGAATAGCTAATAAATCAATTTTTTTGGAACCTAATCTACTCATACTTAATTCAAGTTCCTGCTCAAATATCGAAGGGTCATTATTTGGTGGGATTTTCGTTTGCAATATTCTTTTTGGGTCATCAATTTGACCGAAGATCCAGCCTATCTGGCGCTCTGATGTTCCATAATGACGAGCAGTTTCTATATGATGCATACCTTTTTGAGACGCATGCTTAATAGTTTTTCGCAAGATGTCTTGTTGTTGATTATCAATCTCTTTAGGATCTAAATCCTTCCAGCTTTGTTGAAAGCGCATCCCGCCAAGAGATAAGACTGGCATCTGAATCTCTGTTCGACCAAATCTTCTTCTAGGTATTGAATTGTTTTTACTATCTTTAATTCTTGACACTTCTATATTTAATAATCAAGTGACCGGTGGTAAACCTAAATTCCTAAAATGATGGTTTTTTAAAACTTCTTCCAAATTAATTAAGTCTTCAAAAGAAACCCAATCTATGCAATCAACAGGACAGGTATCTATAGCTTCTTGTATTAATTCATCACTATCTCCATCTTGTCTAAACGCTCTTGCTCTGCCTTGTTCAGGCTCCATTGCAAAAGTGTTAGTAGCAACTGAACTGCAATATGTACAGCCTATGCATTTTCTCTCATCAACCCAAACGGCTTTTTCCTTTAATTTCCCTCCAAGTACTGGATCTCTTCCACTAAGCTCGAAATCTTCATTATTACCTGCTTCGTATGCAACATTTGGATCATAAATATCATCTGATAGCTGATATTCAATGGGGCTAGCTTCAAAAGCAGCTCTAGGGTCAAAAGTCAATTTTCCAAGAGGGTCTTAGGAATCCCAACGAGTAACTACTAGTTCTATTGATCCATCTAAATTTTGCTTTTGCTCGGACACTTGAAATCCTTCTTGAGCAGTTGAATCAAGAACAGTATTTAGAGCATAACGTTGAGTGACCTGAGCTAAAAATCTCTCAATTGGTATTGATTGTTTCCAGAGATCAAGGTCAGTTACAAGTTCATATGATTTTGAACCTTCATTCCAACGAAATCCAATATCACCTCCCTTACTCATCTCAACAGTCATTTGAGCTTTTACAGTTTGACCTCTATAGCCTCTAACTAGATTTTCACCTTCGTTGGGGACATACCCTAAGTCTATTAGAGCCTGTTTTAGAAACTCTTTCTTACGAAGTTGAGTTTTAACTGTGCTGAAATGTGACATCAGTGGATTTCTGCTGGAATAGTCTGTTTTTGAACGTTTTCGCGAAGAAAGGTATCTGAGGTTGGCTCTCTCCTTTCAACGGTGCCTAAGGCATCCTCAAGCTTCTCAGTTAAATCAATACATGCCTCACCAACAAGACCTTCGACGGTTTCTTCAACCCGTCCATCTTGTCGGATTTTAAATCGCAATGTGCGTTGTGGCATGAAATTGAAGCCCTAAGTCACGCATGATATAGAAAAAAACTCTAGAAACGCGAATTATTAATTACAACGAATTGTTTTTGTACCAAAAATTAAACCAATTGACCATCATCAATTAATGATTTTAATTTTTTTTGGACCTCTGGATTATCCAATTGCTCCAAAGCTGTCCTTGCTTCATACCGGACAGAAGGCTCTCTATCATTTAATAAAACAGAAATAAAAGTCTCTACTATTTGAATTTGGATTCCCACACTCAAAAGCCCATAAAGGCGGCCTAGGGACCAAATACAGTTACTTCTAACTATTGGTTCACAATCTACTTGCAAACTTTCAAGTAATTGATTCGCTGCTGGTAAAGAGCTTTCTGCTGAATTTAGTCCTACCTCTGCTAGAGAGCTGGATGCCCACAATCTCACTGCAGCGACATCTTGTTTTAATGCATTAATCAGAGGTTCTAGAACTGGGGCGTCAGGGTAATTCCCGAGACTCCATGCAGTAGCTTTTCGCACATAAGCGTTACTATCAAACCTCAATAAAAGCAATAGAAGATCTATTGCTTTTGGACAAGGATTTCTACCTAAAGCATAAACAGCACTCATCCTGACTACAGGAGAAGGCTCGTCAAGTAAAGGCAATAAGAATGGAAGAGCTCTAGGGTCTCTATGTTCGCAAAAGACTCTTAAGCCCTGAAGTCTCTCATTGTTTCCGCATTGAAGCCATTTCAACGCAAGATCACATTCTTTTGATGAATTCCCTTGATCTCCATCAATTTTATCTAATTCAATTTCATCTAGAGGATCTCCTGCCAATTGAGCAGCTAATTCTCTGGCTAAAAGATCAGGGTCTATAGCCAAATTAGCCAACCCTTTTTCACTTAATTTTTGATTTTCATCATTCATAGCTCTGACAGAAGAAGAGCAAACTAATTAATTGGTGCTGGTGCAAGCATATCCCCAGGGAGCCATATCCGAGCGCTGACAGCGAATAAAGCAACAACAAAAAGAGCAACAATTAAAATAGGAAAAAGAGTTGTTCGTAAAAAAACCAAAGTTAAAACTAATTAGAATTCTATTCTGCTCTAAATTTTGACCATTTGGCTATCGAGGGTCAACTTTTTGCGTCATTAATTTTGTTTTCTTCATTAAAAATATACAACTCACAGCAATTGAAAGCGCAATCCAAGCGCTCCTTTCTTGATGCAATAAAAAAGCCCCAATACTAACTAATCCACCATAGAGAATTCCTGATCCTAAAACGAAGCGAGATCCAAGCACGGTAAAATTGTCCACTGGATTAATATTCAGACTTTTCCTTATTTTTTTCCAACCAGGACCTGGGGGTTTTACCTGTTTAACAAATTCATTGAGTGTCGCTTCTGACTCTGGCTCAGTAAAAAATAAAGTAAGCAACCAAATCACAGCTGTAAATAAAGTAGTAAATAAGAGTCTTTTTCCAAAATCTTCAATTGTAAAATAGGGAGAAACTGAGGTGATTAAGCCTATAAAAAAACCACTCAGCATTGCAGAAAGTTCCGCTAGAGCATTAACTCGCCACCAAAACCATCGAAGGACAAGAACAGCTCCTGGTCCTGTACCTATTGCAATAACAAGTCTAAACATTGAACCAATACTGTTACTAAATAGAGCCGTGACGACTCCAATTAGAAGCAACAAAATACTTGCGACCTGGCCGATAAGAATCATTTCTTTAGGGCCAGCCGATGGCCTCATAAATCTTTTATAAAGGTCATGAGCAAGATAACTTGCTCCCCAGTTAATTGA
The sequence above is drawn from the Prochlorococcus marinus str. MIT 1013 genome and encodes:
- a CDS encoding aldo/keto reductase; this translates as MSRIKDSKNNSIPRRRFGRTEIQMPVLSLGGMRFQQSWKDLDPKEIDNQQQDILRKTIKHASQKGMHHIETARHYGTSERQIGWIFGQIDDPKRILQTKIPPNNDPSIFEQELELSMSRLGSKKIDLLAIHGINIPDHLDMTIRPNGCLQIVRQWQKDGLVGHVGFSTHANVDLIIKTIETGLFDYVNLHWYFIRQDNERALQAANSNDMGVFIISPTDKGGHLHTPSLKLFDLCSPLHPIEFNDLFCLRDKRIHTLSVGASKPEDLDIHLSAISKMDIMHGLINTIDKRLVDASYKSLGESWLNTWKIGLPSWDQTPGEINIPVLLWLNNLLEAWDMESFAKDRYALLGRGGHWFPGSNADCLDCEVSEDDLKKVLINSPWSSEIPFILRKLKDRLGGERRDRLWGI
- a CDS encoding ferredoxin; translation: MTFDPRAAFEASPIEYQLSDDIYDPNVAYEAGNNEDFELSGRDPVLGGKLKEKAVWVDERKCIGCTYCSSVATNTFAMEPEQGRARAFRQDGDSDELIQEAIDTCPVDCIDWVSFEDLINLEEVLKNHHFRNLGLPPVT
- a CDS encoding DUF1257 domain-containing protein, which produces MSHFSTVKTQLRKKEFLKQALIDLGYVPNEGENLVRGYRGQTVKAQMTVEMSKGGDIGFRWNEGSKSYELVTDLDLWKQSIPIERFLAQVTQRYALNTVLDSTAQEGFQVSEQKQNLDGSIELVVTRWDS
- a CDS encoding DUF2997 domain-containing protein encodes the protein MPQRTLRFKIRQDGRVEETVEGLVGEACIDLTEKLEDALGTVERREPTSDTFLRENVQKQTIPAEIH
- a CDS encoding HEAT repeat domain-containing protein, with product MNDENQKLSEKGLANLAIDPDLLARELAAQLAGDPLDEIELDKIDGDQGNSSKECDLALKWLQCGNNERLQGLRVFCEHRDPRALPFLLPLLDEPSPVVRMSAVYALGRNPCPKAIDLLLLLLRFDSNAYVRKATAWSLGNYPDAPVLEPLINALKQDVAAVRLWASSSLAEVGLNSAESSLPAANQLLESLQVDCEPIVRSNCIWSLGRLYGLLSVGIQIQIVETFISVLLNDREPSVRYEARTALEQLDNPEVQKKLKSLIDDGQLV